A region of Planococcus sp. MSAK28401 DNA encodes the following proteins:
- the accC gene encoding acetyl-CoA carboxylase biotin carboxylase subunit has translation MMKKVLIANRGEIAVRIIRACKELDIQTVAVYSEADKEALHVELADEAYCIGPKLSKDSYLNFSNIISVAKLTNCDGIHPGYGFLAENSSFAELCEACDIMFIGPTAAAISKMGTKDVARETMRAANVPVVPGSTGIVGSEEEGLEIAEKIGFPVIIKATAGGGGKGIRVARTREDFVKGLNMTQKEAAAAFGNPGVYIEKFIEEFRHIEIQVLADSHGNAIHLGERDCSIQRRMQKLVEEAPSPALSAELRAEMGEAAVKAAQAVNYRGAGTVEFIFDVENQKFYFMEMNTRIQVEHPVTEMITGIDLIQQQLKVASGETLAYKQEDVTFKGWSIECRINAENPLKNFMPSAGRVDMYLPPGGMGVRVDSAMYSGYTIPPYYDSMVAKLITFADTREEAVAKMKRALDEFVVEGVFTTIPFHLRLMDHEVFKSGDFNTKFLEKYDVMGS, from the coding sequence ATGATGAAAAAAGTATTGATTGCCAACCGCGGGGAAATCGCCGTCCGGATCATCCGTGCATGCAAAGAGCTCGATATCCAAACGGTAGCGGTTTATTCAGAAGCGGATAAAGAAGCGCTCCATGTTGAATTAGCCGATGAAGCTTATTGCATCGGGCCAAAACTATCAAAAGACAGCTATTTGAACTTTTCCAATATCATCAGCGTCGCAAAACTGACGAATTGCGACGGCATTCATCCGGGTTATGGCTTTCTTGCCGAAAACTCGAGCTTTGCCGAATTATGCGAAGCGTGCGACATCATGTTCATCGGTCCGACAGCCGCGGCGATTTCGAAAATGGGCACAAAAGACGTAGCCCGCGAAACGATGCGCGCGGCAAATGTACCGGTTGTTCCGGGATCAACTGGAATCGTTGGAAGCGAAGAAGAAGGCTTAGAAATCGCCGAGAAGATCGGTTTTCCGGTCATCATCAAAGCGACCGCGGGCGGTGGCGGCAAAGGGATCCGCGTGGCGAGAACGCGTGAAGATTTCGTCAAAGGCTTGAATATGACGCAAAAAGAAGCAGCTGCAGCATTCGGCAACCCCGGCGTCTATATCGAGAAATTCATCGAGGAATTCCGCCATATCGAAATCCAAGTGCTTGCCGATTCGCATGGCAACGCCATCCATCTAGGAGAACGCGATTGCTCGATCCAGCGCCGCATGCAAAAGCTCGTCGAAGAAGCGCCGTCTCCTGCTTTATCAGCCGAACTAAGAGCTGAAATGGGCGAAGCAGCCGTAAAAGCAGCGCAAGCGGTCAATTACCGGGGCGCTGGGACGGTCGAGTTCATCTTTGACGTAGAAAACCAAAAATTCTACTTCATGGAAATGAATACACGCATCCAAGTCGAACACCCGGTCACCGAAATGATCACAGGCATCGATTTGATCCAGCAGCAATTGAAAGTCGCTTCTGGCGAAACACTTGCCTATAAACAGGAAGACGTGACGTTCAAAGGCTGGTCGATCGAATGCCGCATCAATGCCGAAAACCCGCTGAAGAACTTCATGCCTTCTGCAGGCCGAGTGGATATGTACTTGCCGCCAGGCGGTATGGGCGTGCGCGTCGATTCAGCGATGTATTCAGGCTATACAATCCCGCCGTATTACGATTCAATGGTAGCTAAGCTCATCACATTCGCTGATACGCGCGAAGAGGCCGTGGCCAAGATGAAGCGTGCGCTGGATGAATTCGTGGTAGAAGGCGTCTTCACGACCATTCCATTCCATCTCCGCCTCATGGATCATGAGGTATTCAAATCCGGGGATTTCAACACGAAATTCCTGGAAAAATACGATGTAATGGGCTCCTGA
- a CDS encoding polyprenyl synthetase family protein, giving the protein MNLKQFRTHYEPVIQQEMAELISALAIPESLKESMHYSLQAGGKRIRPMLVLATMHEQGAAHPDALKVAAAIEMIHTYSLIHDDLPSMDNDDLRRGMPTNHKVFGEAVAILAGDALLTLSFGILARLEDVTAEDKVRLIDLLSTAAGAEGMVGGQVLDIEGEEKQLGLEQLEQVHLLKTGALLTYSIISGAILAGANSEQLVTLSTFGRHLGLAFQIQDDILDVTGTSEELGKTAGKDETSDKSTYPGILTLPKAKEKLDYHAQQALDALAELPGEQQLLKELTELIVQRKS; this is encoded by the coding sequence ATGAACTTAAAACAATTCAGAACCCATTATGAACCGGTTATCCAGCAAGAGATGGCGGAATTGATCAGTGCATTGGCCATTCCGGAATCATTGAAGGAATCGATGCATTATTCGCTTCAGGCAGGTGGCAAACGCATCCGTCCGATGCTTGTGCTTGCCACCATGCATGAACAAGGCGCAGCCCACCCAGATGCTTTGAAAGTGGCAGCAGCGATCGAAATGATCCATACATATTCCTTGATCCATGATGATTTGCCGAGCATGGACAACGACGACTTGCGCCGCGGCATGCCGACCAATCATAAAGTGTTTGGGGAAGCTGTCGCTATTTTAGCGGGAGATGCCTTATTAACCTTGAGCTTTGGCATCTTGGCGCGTCTAGAAGACGTTACTGCGGAAGACAAAGTGCGGCTCATCGACTTATTATCGACAGCTGCTGGTGCAGAAGGCATGGTCGGCGGACAGGTTCTCGATATCGAAGGGGAAGAAAAGCAGTTGGGTTTGGAACAATTGGAGCAAGTGCATTTGTTGAAGACAGGGGCTTTATTGACCTATAGCATCATTTCAGGAGCCATCCTTGCAGGCGCAAATTCTGAGCAATTGGTGACGCTTTCAACTTTCGGCCGCCATCTCGGGTTGGCCTTTCAAATCCAGGATGATATCTTGGATGTCACAGGCACTTCCGAGGAACTCGGAAAAACAGCCGGCAAAGACGAAACGAGCGATAAAAGCACTTATCCCGGCATCTTGACCTTGCCGAAAGCGAAAGAAAAACTGGATTATCACGCACAACAAGCGCTCGATGCGCTTGCGGAACTACCTGGTGAACAGCAGCTATTGAAAGAATTGACCGAGCTGATCGTCCAGCGAAAAAGCTGA
- the accB gene encoding acetyl-CoA carboxylase biotin carboxyl carrier protein — translation MKIQEIREIIKLVDHSSIDEFSYEFDGVKVKMKKNSSNPSQPAAVQSKAAEEPAQAPAPAAPKQAEAAEAAPTEQPVKTEAAGTGDASNEDLHKILSPMVGTFYQSPSPEEEAYVAVGTKVAADQVVCIVEAMKLFNEIEAEVDGEIAEILVKDGQLVEYGQPLFLVKAN, via the coding sequence ATGAAAATCCAGGAAATTCGCGAAATCATTAAATTGGTGGACCATTCATCCATCGACGAATTCAGCTATGAATTCGACGGTGTCAAAGTCAAGATGAAGAAAAATTCATCCAATCCTTCACAACCGGCAGCCGTGCAATCAAAAGCGGCAGAAGAGCCTGCACAGGCACCTGCACCAGCAGCTCCAAAACAAGCTGAAGCAGCTGAAGCGGCACCGACAGAACAGCCGGTCAAAACGGAAGCGGCTGGAACTGGCGACGCATCGAATGAAGACTTGCACAAAATCCTGTCTCCTATGGTGGGCACGTTCTATCAATCGCCATCACCGGAAGAAGAGGCTTATGTAGCTGTCGGGACGAAAGTTGCTGCAGACCAAGTCGTTTGCATCGTTGAAGCGATGAAGCTCTTTAACGAAATCGAAGCAGAAGTGGATGGGGAAATCGCTGAGATCCTAGTCAAAGATGGCCAATTGGTCGAATACGGTCAGCCTTTGTTCCTCGTAAAAGCAAACTAA
- the efp gene encoding elongation factor P — MISVNDFKTGLTIEVDNDIWRVMEFQHVKPGKGAAFVRSKLRNLRTGSVNEKTFRAGEKVAKAQIDNRKMQYLYANGDMHAFMDTETYDQIELPEKSIAYELKFLQENMDVQVIQYHGEVLGVELPNTVVLEVAETDPGIKGDTASGGSKPAILTTGLSVQVPFFINQGDKLIINTTDSSYVSRAQ, encoded by the coding sequence ATGATTTCAGTAAACGATTTTAAAACAGGATTGACCATCGAAGTGGACAACGATATTTGGCGCGTCATGGAATTCCAGCACGTCAAACCGGGCAAAGGGGCTGCATTTGTCCGTTCGAAGCTTCGCAATTTGCGTACCGGATCGGTCAATGAAAAGACATTCCGCGCTGGTGAAAAAGTCGCGAAAGCGCAAATCGACAACCGCAAAATGCAATATTTGTATGCGAATGGCGATATGCATGCATTCATGGACACAGAAACTTACGACCAGATCGAATTGCCGGAAAAGAGCATCGCATATGAACTGAAGTTCTTGCAGGAAAACATGGATGTACAAGTCATCCAATACCACGGCGAAGTGTTAGGCGTCGAACTGCCGAACACCGTCGTGTTGGAAGTTGCTGAAACGGACCCAGGCATCAAGGGAGATACGGCAAGCGGTGGATCAAAACCCGCAATCTTGACAACCGGGCTTTCTGTCCAGGTGCCATTCTTCATCAACCAAGGGGATAAACTAATCATCAATACGACCGATTCTTCATACGTTTCGCGTGCCCAATAA
- a CDS encoding TlyA family RNA methyltransferase encodes MNKVRKERVDVLLVERGICETREKAKRAIMAGVIFSGTERLEKPGEKIPEDAPLEKKGNDLRYVSRGGLKLEKALAEFAVTVEGKMMLDIGSSTGGFTDCALQNGARHGYALDVGYNQLAWKIRQDPRVTVMERTNFRHSKPEDFQEGLPEVATIDVSFISLRIILPVLKTILVPGGDCIALVKPQFEAGRDKVGKKGIVRDPKVHQEVLQKVAAYAIDCGFEVKAMTHSPITGGEGNIEFLFHLVSNEQATKSELPDAHSFAQTVEHAHSAFKEKNTQSN; translated from the coding sequence ATGAATAAAGTGAGAAAAGAACGGGTGGATGTCCTGCTAGTAGAACGGGGCATTTGCGAAACACGTGAAAAAGCCAAGCGCGCCATCATGGCCGGGGTTATTTTCTCAGGCACTGAACGCCTTGAGAAACCCGGCGAAAAAATTCCTGAAGATGCGCCGCTTGAAAAAAAGGGCAACGATTTGCGCTATGTCAGCCGCGGAGGCTTGAAACTGGAAAAAGCGCTTGCTGAATTCGCCGTTACCGTGGAAGGCAAAATGATGCTTGATATCGGTTCATCGACTGGCGGCTTCACCGATTGCGCGTTGCAAAACGGCGCACGCCATGGCTACGCGCTCGATGTCGGCTATAACCAGCTGGCCTGGAAAATCCGCCAAGACCCGCGCGTGACTGTCATGGAGCGCACCAACTTCCGCCATTCGAAACCTGAAGATTTTCAGGAAGGCTTGCCGGAAGTGGCGACCATCGATGTTTCCTTCATTTCGCTGCGCATTATCCTGCCGGTGCTGAAGACCATTTTGGTCCCAGGCGGCGATTGCATCGCACTCGTTAAGCCGCAGTTTGAAGCAGGGCGTGACAAAGTCGGCAAAAAAGGCATCGTCCGCGACCCGAAAGTGCATCAGGAAGTGCTGCAAAAAGTAGCTGCCTATGCCATCGACTGCGGTTTCGAAGTAAAGGCCATGACTCATTCGCCGATAACCGGCGGTGAAGGCAATATCGAGTTTTTATTCCATCTTGTTTCCAATGAACAGGCAACAAAAAGTGAATTGCCGGATGCGCATTCGTTTGCTCAAACGGTCGAGCATGCCCATTCTGCATTCAAGGAAAAAAACACACAATCCAATTAA
- the nusB gene encoding transcription antitermination factor NusB yields the protein MKRHEAREKALQTLFQLDGTELTIEEAMEHVMDGETDQFYKLLVEGTNSKQQEIDEKLKGHLQNWSLERLPKVERTILRMAVFELEYMDDAPSRVVLNEAIELSKTFGDDKSSRFVNGVLSKFTDQTAN from the coding sequence ATGAAACGACACGAAGCACGGGAAAAAGCGCTTCAGACGCTATTCCAGCTCGATGGAACCGAATTGACGATCGAAGAAGCGATGGAACATGTCATGGACGGGGAAACCGACCAGTTCTATAAACTGCTGGTAGAAGGCACCAACAGCAAGCAACAGGAAATCGACGAAAAACTGAAAGGCCATTTGCAAAACTGGTCACTCGAGCGCTTGCCGAAAGTCGAACGCACCATTTTACGCATGGCTGTTTTCGAACTTGAATATATGGACGATGCGCCGAGCCGCGTCGTGTTGAACGAAGCGATCGAGTTGAGCAAAACTTTTGGGGACGATAAATCAAGCCGTTTCGTCAACGGCGTGCTATCGAAATTCACTGACCAAACTGCGAACTAA
- the xseA gene encoding exodeoxyribonuclease VII large subunit, producing MATDPYLSVAALTKYIKKKFDADPHLRDVYVKGELSNVKIHTSGHIYFTLKDQKARMPAVMFSAKAKSMKFRPESGMTVLIRGDISVYEASGQYQLYAQSMQPDGIGDYYLAFEQLKEKLSKEGLFNAERKQQLPEFPEKVAVITAQTGAAVRDIITTLRRRYPLARIVLFPTLVQGQGAVQSIVQSIQQANRTDSDVLIVGRGGGSIEDLWAFNEEAVARAIYDSNIPVISAVGHETDTTIADFVADLRAATPTAAAELAVPSRIELLERVMGQRQVMFRLMSNDLEQRRIRLTQLQNSYPMAYPDRLYRPFIERIERATDALQRETVLTARRSSDRLAMLSRQLENRKPSDRIRQAERDLASLGDRLDQRITQVFRQRDQQLKSAIRTLDALSPLKIMDRGYAIPFKEGGVVKSVDQLELGDRLSLSLKDGDIETVIEAINPKDKERD from the coding sequence TTGGCGACCGACCCGTACTTAAGTGTTGCAGCGTTAACGAAATACATAAAAAAGAAATTCGATGCCGATCCTCATTTGCGTGATGTTTACGTAAAAGGGGAACTGTCGAACGTGAAAATCCATACGAGCGGGCATATTTATTTCACGTTAAAAGACCAGAAAGCACGCATGCCAGCGGTGATGTTCTCAGCGAAGGCTAAATCGATGAAGTTCCGTCCAGAAAGCGGCATGACCGTTCTGATCCGCGGGGATATCTCCGTATACGAAGCATCGGGGCAATACCAATTATATGCCCAGTCGATGCAGCCCGATGGCATCGGCGATTATTATTTGGCATTTGAACAGTTGAAAGAAAAGCTCAGCAAAGAAGGCTTATTTAATGCTGAGCGTAAACAGCAGCTGCCTGAGTTCCCTGAAAAAGTCGCAGTCATTACGGCACAGACTGGGGCTGCGGTGCGCGACATCATCACGACGCTCAGGCGGCGTTACCCGCTTGCGCGGATTGTGTTGTTTCCCACATTGGTGCAAGGGCAAGGGGCCGTCCAGTCGATTGTCCAATCGATCCAACAAGCCAACCGCACTGACAGCGACGTCTTGATCGTTGGGCGCGGCGGCGGGTCGATCGAAGATCTGTGGGCATTCAACGAAGAAGCAGTGGCGCGGGCGATTTACGATTCAAATATCCCGGTCATCTCTGCGGTCGGTCACGAAACCGATACGACAATCGCTGATTTTGTGGCCGATTTGCGTGCAGCTACCCCGACAGCCGCAGCAGAGCTCGCGGTTCCGAGCCGCATCGAGCTGCTCGAGCGCGTCATGGGGCAGCGCCAAGTAATGTTCAGGCTCATGTCGAACGATTTGGAACAGCGACGCATCCGCCTGACGCAGCTGCAAAATTCCTATCCGATGGCCTATCCGGACCGGCTTTACCGCCCTTTCATCGAACGCATCGAACGGGCAACGGATGCGCTGCAGCGTGAGACTGTGCTGACAGCCAGGCGTTCAAGCGACCGCTTGGCCATGCTTTCACGCCAATTGGAAAATCGCAAGCCGTCTGACCGCATCCGCCAGGCTGAGCGTGATTTAGCCAGTCTCGGAGACCGGCTCGACCAGCGCATCACCCAAGTCTTCCGGCAGCGGGACCAGCAATTGAAATCTGCGATCCGCACACTGGATGCGCTCAGTCCCTTGAAGATTATGGATAGGGGTTATGCGATTCCGTTTAAAGAAGGCGGAGTGGTGAAATCGGTTGATCAGCTGGAGCTTGGCGACCGGCTGAGCCTTTCATTGAAAGACGGGGACATCGAAACCGTCATCGAAGCGATTAACCCAAAAGATAAGGAGCGCGACTAA
- the folD gene encoding bifunctional methylenetetrahydrofolate dehydrogenase/methenyltetrahydrofolate cyclohydrolase FolD has product MTAELIDGKAVSLKIKERVQQRVEKLKTNGIIPGLSVILVGDDSASQTYVKNKKKTCESLGMRSDLHLYPASLTEQELLEKIEELNNDPDIHGILVQLPLPAQIDEFKIITAIAPEKDIDGFHPISVGNLMIGKDTFLPCTPHGVVVLLEHYGIDPAGKHAVVIGRSNIVGKPVGQLLLQKDATVTYCHSKTPDLKAMTQQADIIIAAIGRAKFIVADHIKEGAVVIDVGMNRDENGKLCGDVDFEAVRERASFITPVPGGVGPMTIAMLMENTLLSAEKGLSKDKAAESV; this is encoded by the coding sequence GTGACTGCTGAATTGATTGATGGAAAAGCCGTAAGCCTGAAAATTAAAGAGCGAGTGCAACAACGTGTAGAGAAACTGAAAACAAACGGAATCATCCCTGGCCTGTCGGTCATTTTAGTGGGCGATGATTCCGCTTCGCAAACCTATGTCAAAAACAAGAAGAAAACATGTGAATCACTGGGCATGCGTTCGGATCTTCATTTATACCCTGCTTCACTGACCGAGCAAGAGCTGCTCGAGAAAATTGAAGAATTGAATAACGATCCGGACATCCACGGCATTTTGGTGCAATTGCCGCTTCCTGCCCAAATCGACGAGTTCAAGATCATCACGGCAATCGCTCCTGAAAAGGATATCGACGGCTTCCACCCGATTTCAGTCGGCAATTTGATGATCGGCAAGGACACTTTTTTGCCATGTACGCCTCACGGAGTGGTGGTGCTTCTTGAGCATTACGGCATCGACCCCGCAGGCAAGCATGCTGTCGTCATAGGCCGCAGCAACATCGTCGGCAAGCCAGTCGGTCAATTGCTGCTGCAAAAAGATGCGACCGTGACCTATTGCCACTCAAAGACACCGGATTTGAAGGCGATGACCCAGCAGGCGGACATCATCATTGCGGCAATCGGCCGTGCAAAGTTCATCGTGGCAGACCATATTAAAGAAGGCGCGGTCGTCATCGATGTCGGCATGAACCGTGATGAAAATGGCAAGCTGTGCGGCGACGTCGATTTTGAGGCAGTGCGCGAGCGTGCCAGCTTCATCACCCCTGTGCCGGGCGGCGTTGGGCCAATGACCATTGCAATGCTGATGGAAAATACATTGCTGTCGGCTGAAAAAGGATTATCGAAAGACAAAGCTGCTGAAAGCGTGTAA
- the dxs gene encoding 1-deoxy-D-xylulose-5-phosphate synthase, whose product MDLHSITGPSFLKELNPEQLELLSEDIRRFLIENLSKTGGHIGPNLGVVELTIALHRVFDSPDDKLIWDVGHQSYVHKILTGRADQFDTLRKFKGLCGFPKRNESDHDVWETGHSSTSLSAAMGMAAARDIKKDKNYVIPIIGDGALTGGMAFEALNHIGHAQTDMTVILNDNEMSIAPNVGALHSVLGRMRTAGKYNKVKDDLEYLLKKVPAVGGKLASTAERVKDSLKYLVVSGMFFEELGFTYLGPIDGHDLEELEDNLEYAKKTKGPVLLHVITKKGKGYLPAEQDKIGTWHGIGPYKMETGDLVKSSSTAPSWSGLIAETTRKLARTDERIVAITPAMPVGSKLEGFASEFPERMFDVGIAEQHATTMAAGLATQGMKPFLAIYSTFLQRAYDQVVHDVCRQNLNVFIGIDRSGLVGADGETHQGVFDIAFLRHLPNMVVMMPKDENEGQHMVKTAIDYNDGPIALRYPRGNGLGVPMDDELKAIPIGSWEVLEKGKDAVILAFGTTIPMALHAAEQLREEGIQVEVVNSRFIKPLDEEMLASIFGRNVPVLTIEEAVLQGGFGSAVLEYAHDNGHEGAVIDRMGIPDLFVEHGDVAELMDEIHLNSDEVVKKVKMRVKQNSQQQERSNAL is encoded by the coding sequence ATGGATCTTCATTCGATAACTGGTCCATCTTTCCTAAAAGAGCTGAATCCAGAGCAATTGGAGCTCTTAAGCGAAGATATCCGTCGATTTCTCATAGAAAATCTTTCGAAAACCGGTGGCCATATCGGCCCGAACCTCGGCGTGGTGGAATTGACGATTGCACTTCACCGTGTCTTCGACAGCCCAGACGACAAACTGATTTGGGATGTCGGGCATCAGTCCTATGTCCATAAAATTTTGACGGGGCGTGCAGATCAATTCGACACGCTGCGTAAATTCAAAGGCTTGTGTGGATTCCCGAAACGCAACGAAAGTGATCACGATGTCTGGGAAACCGGCCATAGCTCGACGTCGTTGTCCGCAGCAATGGGCATGGCGGCAGCTCGCGATATTAAAAAAGACAAAAATTACGTCATTCCGATTATCGGCGATGGCGCATTGACTGGCGGCATGGCATTCGAGGCGCTGAACCATATCGGGCATGCACAGACCGACATGACCGTTATCCTCAACGATAACGAAATGTCGATTGCACCGAATGTCGGGGCGCTCCATAGCGTTCTTGGGCGCATGCGGACTGCTGGAAAATACAATAAAGTCAAAGACGACCTTGAGTACTTGCTGAAAAAAGTGCCGGCAGTCGGAGGCAAGCTTGCTTCAACGGCAGAGCGCGTCAAAGACAGCCTGAAATATTTGGTCGTTTCCGGCATGTTCTTCGAAGAGCTCGGATTCACGTATCTCGGCCCGATCGACGGGCATGACCTTGAGGAACTTGAAGACAACCTGGAATATGCAAAGAAAACAAAAGGCCCTGTCCTGCTTCACGTCATCACGAAAAAAGGCAAAGGCTATTTGCCGGCTGAACAGGATAAAATCGGCACGTGGCACGGAATTGGGCCATATAAAATGGAAACTGGCGATTTGGTGAAATCTTCCTCTACAGCTCCTTCGTGGAGCGGCCTGATCGCTGAAACGACACGCAAGCTCGCGCGGACAGATGAGCGCATCGTCGCCATTACCCCAGCAATGCCTGTTGGATCTAAATTGGAAGGATTTGCCTCTGAATTCCCTGAGCGCATGTTCGATGTGGGTATCGCTGAACAACATGCGACCACGATGGCCGCAGGACTTGCAACGCAAGGGATGAAGCCATTCCTGGCCATTTATTCGACATTCCTGCAGCGTGCGTATGACCAAGTCGTCCACGATGTTTGCCGCCAGAACTTGAATGTCTTTATCGGCATCGACCGTTCGGGCCTTGTCGGAGCGGATGGCGAAACGCATCAAGGAGTATTTGATATCGCCTTCTTGCGCCATCTGCCCAACATGGTCGTGATGATGCCAAAAGACGAAAACGAAGGGCAGCATATGGTGAAAACGGCAATCGATTACAATGACGGCCCGATTGCATTGCGCTATCCGCGCGGCAACGGCCTCGGAGTGCCGATGGACGATGAGCTGAAGGCTATCCCAATTGGCAGCTGGGAAGTGTTGGAAAAAGGAAAGGATGCCGTCATCTTGGCATTCGGCACGACGATTCCAATGGCACTTCATGCAGCTGAGCAATTGCGCGAAGAAGGAATCCAGGTAGAGGTGGTCAACTCTCGCTTCATTAAACCGTTGGACGAAGAGATGCTCGCATCGATTTTCGGCCGCAATGTGCCAGTTCTGACGATCGAGGAAGCGGTATTGCAAGGCGGCTTCGGCAGTGCTGTACTTGAGTATGCGCACGATAACGGCCACGAGGGCGCTGTCATCGACCGTATGGGCATTCCAGACCTCTTCGTTGAGCACGGCGATGTTGCCGAGTTAATGGATGAAATCCACCTCAACAGCGACGAAGTGGTCAAGAAAGTGAAAATGCGTGTAAAGCAGAATTCACAACAGCAGGAGCGATCGAACGCTCTATGA
- the ahrC gene encoding transcriptional regulator AhrC/ArgR → MNKGQRHIKIRDLISNREIETQDDLVDLLKAAGYEVTQATVSRDIKELHLVKVPLQDGRYKYSLPADQRFNPMQKLHRALTDAFVSIDGASHFLVMKTLPGNAHAIGSLIDHLDWEEILGTICGDDTCLIICRDVEHREVLKQRLIEML, encoded by the coding sequence ATGAATAAAGGACAACGTCATATCAAAATCCGCGACTTGATTTCCAATCGCGAAATCGAAACGCAAGATGATTTGGTCGACTTATTGAAAGCTGCAGGCTATGAAGTGACGCAAGCGACCGTTTCGCGCGATATTAAGGAACTGCATTTGGTGAAAGTTCCTTTGCAGGACGGGCGCTATAAATACAGCTTGCCGGCGGATCAGCGCTTTAACCCAATGCAGAAACTGCACCGCGCGCTCACTGATGCATTCGTCAGCATTGATGGAGCCAGCCATTTTTTGGTCATGAAAACCTTGCCGGGCAATGCCCATGCCATCGGTTCATTGATCGACCATTTGGATTGGGAGGAAATTTTAGGGACCATCTGCGGTGATGATACATGTTTGATCATTTGCCGTGACGTGGAACACCGCGAAGTGCTGAAACAGCGTTTGATTGAAATGCTTTAA
- the xseB gene encoding exodeoxyribonuclease VII small subunit has product MAENNMMFNDAMEQLEEIVKLLEQGDVPLEEALTLYQKGMELSKLCHDKLKNAETQLVTMMKDGKEVPAEIEGEGNAQ; this is encoded by the coding sequence ATGGCAGAAAATAACATGATGTTCAACGACGCAATGGAGCAGTTGGAGGAAATCGTCAAATTGCTCGAACAAGGCGATGTGCCGCTCGAAGAAGCGCTGACGCTTTACCAGAAAGGCATGGAGTTATCGAAGCTATGCCACGATAAATTGAAAAATGCCGAAACCCAGCTGGTGACAATGATGAAAGACGGAAAAGAAGTGCCTGCTGAAATCGAAGGGGAAGGTAATGCACAATGA
- a CDS encoding Asp23/Gls24 family envelope stress response protein, which yields MAEKVIPYVKMKSPGAQDLGNIEVASEVLEIIASIAATDIEGVASMRGNFASGVVERLGKKVHGKGIKTELSDEGLAIDVYCVIDYGVSIPNTAKKIQEQVRQTLETMTSLQTQEVNVHITGIHFDNPQVD from the coding sequence ATGGCAGAAAAAGTAATCCCCTATGTAAAAATGAAATCACCCGGTGCGCAAGATCTCGGGAATATTGAAGTCGCGTCGGAAGTGTTGGAAATAATCGCCAGCATCGCTGCGACCGATATCGAAGGCGTTGCCAGCATGCGCGGCAATTTTGCTTCAGGCGTCGTTGAACGGTTGGGCAAAAAAGTCCACGGCAAAGGCATCAAAACCGAACTGTCGGATGAAGGCCTGGCGATTGACGTCTATTGCGTCATCGATTACGGCGTATCGATCCCGAATACTGCCAAAAAAATTCAAGAACAAGTCCGTCAGACCTTGGAGACAATGACTTCCCTGCAGACGCAGGAAGTGAATGTGCACATTACCGGTATACATTTCGACAATCCCCAAGTGGACTGA